A stretch of the Glycine soja cultivar W05 chromosome 13, ASM419377v2, whole genome shotgun sequence genome encodes the following:
- the LOC114381498 gene encoding transmembrane 9 superfamily member 12-like produces MELRIPFICRCVFLFVIVFAQVVNAFYLPGSYMHTYSNKDLIYAKVNSLTSIETELPYNYYSLPYCQPDGGIKKSAENLGELLMGDQIDNSPYRFQMNVNETLYLCTTPLLNEHEVKLLKQRARDLYQVNMILDNLPVMRFTNQNGVTIQWTGFPVGYTPSDGSEDYIINHLKFTVLVHEYEGSGVEIVGTGEEGLGIISESDNKKASGYEIVGFQVVPCSIKYDLEVMTKHKRYDTLSPISCPAELDEYQVIREKERISFTYEVEFVKSDIRWPSRWDAYLKMEGSRVHWFSILNSLMVISFLAGIVFVIFLRTVRRDLTRYEELDKETQAQMNEELSGWKLVVGDVFREPDCSKLLCVMVGDGIQILGMAGVTIVFAALGFMSPASRGMLLTGMIVLYLILGIAAGYVSVRVWRTIKGTTEGWRSISWLAACFYPGIAFIILTVLNFILWSSNSTGAIPISLYFELFFLWFCISVPLTLIGGFMGTKAQPIEYPVRTNQIPREIPARKYPSWLLVLGAGTLPFGTLFIELFFILSSIWLGRFYYVFGFLLVVLLLLIVVCAEVSVVLTYMHLCVEDWRWWWKAFFASGSVALYVFLYSINYLVFDLRSLSGPVSATLYLGYSLLMAIAIMLSTGTIGFLMSFYFVHYLFSSVKID; encoded by the coding sequence ATGGAGTTGCGAATACCCTTCATCTGCCGCTGTGTTTTCCTTTTTGTCATCGTCTTTGCTCAAGTAGTCAATGCTTTTTATCTCCCCGGAAGCTATATGCACACTTACTCAAATAAAGATCTCATATATGCTAAAGTTAATTCGTTGACTTCGATTGAAACTGAGCTTCCCTACAACTACTACAGCCTCCCTTACTGCCAGCCGGATGGCGGCATAAAGAAAAGTGCTGAGAATCTTGGAGAACTTCTGATGGGAGATCAGATCGATAACTCACCGTACCGATTCCAGATGAATGTTAATGAGACGCTTTACCTCTGCACTACGCCCCTGTTGAATGAGCACGAGGTGAAGTTACTCAAACAAAGGGCACGGGATCTGTATCAAGTGAATATGATCCTTGACAACTTGCCTGTTATGAGGTTTACCAACCAAAATGGGGTTACAATCCAGTGGACAGGGTTCCCTGTTGGATACACTCCATCTGATGGCAGTGAAGATTACATCATTAACCACCTTAAGTTCACTGTCTTGGTTCATGAATATGAAGGAAGTGGGGTTGAAATTGTGGGGACTGGCGAGGAAGGTTTGGGTATTATTTCAGAATCTGACAATAAAAAGGCATCAGGTTATGAAATAGTTGGTTTTCAGGTTGTACCTTGTAGTATTAAATATGATCTGGAAGTCATGACAAAGCACAAGAGGTATGATACTCTTTCTCCTATAAGTTGCCCGGCTGAGCTTGACGAGTATCAAGTGATAAGAGAGAAGGAAAGGATATCATTCACATATGAGGTTGAATTTGTGAAAAGTGATATAAGATGGCCATCACGTTGGGATGCTTATTTGAAGATGGAGGGTTCCCGAGTTCATTGGTTCTCAATCTTAAATTCACTTATGGTTATTTCTTTCCTGGCCGGTattgtttttgtcattttccTAAGAACTGTGAGAAGGGACTTAACGAGGTATGAGGAACTGGACAAAGAGACTCAAGCTCAGATGAACGAGGAGCTCTCTGGATGGAAACTTGTTGTGGGTGATGTGTTTAGGGAGCCTGATTGCTCGAAGCTTCTCTGTGTGATGGTTGGAGATGGGATTCAAATTCTTGGAATGGCTGGTGTTACTATTGTTTTTGCAGCACTTGGCTTCATGTCACCCGCGTCCCGAGGAATGCTACTAACAGGGATGATCGTCTTATATCTTATCCTGGGAATTGCTGCAGGCTATGTCAGCGTTCGTGTATGGAGGACCATTAAGGGAACAACAGAAGGGTGGAGATCAATTTCCTGGTTGGCTGCTTGTTTTTATCCTGGAATTGCTTTCATTATTCTTACAGTACTGAATTTTATTCTATGGAGCAGTAACAGTACTGGTGCCATACCGATTTCCTTGTATTTTGAGCTGTTCTTCCTCTGGTTCTGCATTTCTGTACCTCTTACCCTCATTGGAGGATTTATGGGGACAAAAGCTCAGCCAATTGAATATCCTGTACGCACTAACCAGATTCCAAGGGAAATTCCTGCACGTAAATACCCATCGTGGCTTCTTGTTCTTGGTGCTGGAACTCTTCCATTTGGAACCCTCTTCATTGAGCTTTTCTTCATCCTTTCCAGTATTTGGCTTGGGAGGTTCTATTATGTGTTTGGTTTCCTGTTGGTAGTTCTTCTATTGCTAATTGTTGTTTGTGCTGAAGTGTCTGTGGTCCTCACTTATATGCATCTCTGTGTGGAAGactggcggtggtggtggaaggCATTCTTCGCATCAGGTTCTGTGGCTCTTTACGTCTTCTTATACTCCATTAACTACTTGGTGTTCGACCTGCGGAGTTTGAGTGGACCTGTCTCAGCTACCCTTTACCTTGGTTATTCACTACTCATGGCCATTGCAATCATGTTGTCTACCGGCACCATCGGCTTCCTTATGTCATTCTACTTTGTGCATTACTTGTTCTCATCAGTAAAGATAGATTGA